TTGGTCAGACGCATTTTTTTATATAGGACAAATAAGACATTTTTTATCCTATAATATAAATTAAAAGGATAAGGCGGGAAATAGGGTGAATACTGTATTTTTGAGGGAGAAAGACTGTATTATCAGGAGAGGGCAGGAAAACCCTTTTTGGCGTTCAGCGTTCAGCAAAATTCTTTAATATAATGGGTTTGCTGAAGGCTGAAAGCTTCATCCGGTAATTTTGAGTTTCCGGATAAGAATTAGATAGAATCAGGAGGCCAGGAGAAAGGCTTTATACCCTTTGTAGGTCATATAAAGATCGGCCTTGCTGACCAGTTCAAACGGAGAATGCATGGAAAGGACCGGGGTTCCGCAATCGACAATCTCCAGACCCAGGGCGGCCAAAAATTTGGCGATCGTGCCCCCGCCCCCTTCATCCACCTTGCCCAGCTCCCCGGTTTGCCAAACGATCCCATTCTTATTGAAACATTCCCGGATCCAGTAAAGATATTCGGCATGGGCATCGCTGGAGCCGTATTTTCCGCCGGAACCGGTAAATTTGGTCAGACAAAGGCCCCCGCCCAAGCGAGGGGCATTCCGTTTTTCATGAACTTCCTGGTAATCCGGATCCAAGGCCCCGGCCACATCGGCCGAAATAGCCCGGGAGGCGGCCAAGGTTTCTTTGAGGGCCTTATACGTGAAGGTTTCCCCCTTGAGGGGAAAGAGATATGATAAAAATGTTTTCAGGATCTGGGCCCGGGCGCTGGTGTTGCCTTCGCTGCCGATCTCCTCTTTATCAAAAAACAAGACCACCACGGTGCGGTCCGGTTTTTCGATTTCCAGAGCCGCCTGGAGGCTGCTGAAAACACAGGCCCGATCGTCCTGGCCATAGGCCCCGACAATCCCCCGGTCCAGCCCCACATCCCGTGCCGATTCAGCCGGGACCAGCTCCAGCTCGGCACTGACCAGGTCTTCTTCTACCAACCCGTATTGATCGTGAAGATAGTCCAGGACCGCCAGTTTAAACCGTTCCTTGGTCTCTTCAGGACCCAGGGGGATGCTCCCGATCAGGATATTGAGCTTTTCGCCTTCAATGGCCTCGGAGA
This window of the Deltaproteobacteria bacterium genome carries:
- a CDS encoding aminopeptidase, whose translation is DLKQHPLYEEVDMAFLKTHYYGGIKKYQWLARPLSLHGTILTGRGEKINIAIGEREGDPVFTVADLLPHLARKVQMEKKLSEAIEGEKLNILIGSIPLGPEETKERFKLAVLDYLHDQYGLVEEDLVSAELELVPAESARDVGLDRGIVGAYGQDDRACVFSSLQAALEIEKPDRTVVVLFFDKEEIGSEGNTSARAQILKTFLSYLFPLKGETFTYKALKETLAASRAISADVAGALDPDYQEVHEKRNAPRLGGGLCLTKFTGSGGKYGSSDAHAEYLYWIRECFNKNGIVWQTGELGKVDEGGGGTIAKFLAALGLEIVDCGTPVLSMHSPFELVSKADLYMTYKGYKAFLLAS